A genome region from Rickettsiales endosymbiont of Stachyamoeba lipophora includes the following:
- a CDS encoding YihY/virulence factor BrkB family protein — MAIKRSIIKNFFKTFWKAIADLIKHDGIEHAGYMSFVTILSLFPFLIIFITLAGEIGQLPVVDNFIKAFLNNLPDYVAEALKPRIQEIISGPPHSIVTIAILGALWTASSAIEGLRTILNKAYRVSSPPPYLLRRLLSIMQFLIMIFLLIFILVIILVLPPIALKILSIAGLDHSLLEFNLANLAIVKNISLFMVLLVFVTSLNYFVTNLKLTFKELVPGCILVVAGWIIAGQLFSSYLRSFNQVNLIYGSLEGIIITLLFFYIINIIFIFGAEFNYHFKAKKQF; from the coding sequence AATTGCCGATTTAATCAAACATGATGGTATTGAACATGCTGGTTATATGTCGTTTGTTACCATTCTTTCCCTATTTCCCTTTTTAATAATTTTTATAACATTAGCTGGTGAAATAGGACAATTACCGGTAGTGGATAATTTTATTAAAGCATTTTTAAATAACTTGCCTGATTATGTAGCTGAAGCGTTGAAGCCGCGTATTCAAGAGATAATTTCTGGTCCACCTCATAGTATTGTAACTATAGCAATTTTAGGAGCTTTATGGACAGCTTCTTCGGCAATAGAAGGCTTAAGAACTATTTTGAATAAGGCTTATAGGGTTTCCTCTCCTCCGCCATATTTACTACGTAGATTACTATCAATCATGCAGTTTTTGATTATGATATTTTTATTAATATTTATTTTAGTAATTATTTTAGTCTTGCCTCCTATTGCTTTAAAAATTTTAAGTATTGCAGGCCTAGATCATTCTCTGCTAGAATTTAATCTGGCTAACCTAGCGATTGTAAAAAATATTAGCTTATTTATGGTTTTGCTTGTATTTGTTACTTCTCTAAATTATTTTGTAACTAATTTAAAACTTACCTTTAAGGAATTGGTACCTGGATGTATTTTAGTAGTTGCTGGCTGGATTATAGCAGGGCAGTTATTCTCTAGTTATTTAAGAAGTTTTAACCAGGTAAATCTGATCTATGGAAGCTTAGAAGGTATAATTATTACTTTACTATTTTTTTATATTATCAATATTATTTTTATTTTTGGTGCGGAATTTAATTATCATTTTAAAGCTAAAAAACAATTTTAA